The sequence below is a genomic window from Streptosporangium lutulentum.
AGACCGCCCCGATCAGCTCGGGACGGTAGATACAGGGCACTACCTCAACCGCCGGAACTCGCCGGATCATTCCAAAGGAACACGACCGAAAGCCTCCGGATCGCGGGGATCACCGGTGAACTCGTAGCGGATCCCGCCGGGGGCGAGGGCGAGCAGGGTGACCGACAGGGAGCCGAAGATCCGCCCGTCGGGGAGACCGTGACGGATGATCATGGCGCGGGGGTCGTCGGGAGGCAGCCCCGCACCGGTGGCCAGCCGGCGCCAGTCGTCCCAGTCTCCATCGAGCTCCGAGGGACGGTGGGCCTTGGCGAACAGGGGACGGAAGAACGCGACGCGCTCGTTCTCCTCCCCGCGCTCCCAGCCGCTGTTGACGATCATGTGGGTTCCCGGTGGGAGGTCGTCCTGCTTCAGCGCGATCCCGTCCCACTGCCACAGGCGGACTCCACCGAGATCGGCGAAGATCAGGTGGAACGGGTCGTAGTGGACCAGGTCCGACTCGGGGATGCGCTCCCCGGCCGCCGCCCTGAGCGGCAGGTCGCCCCGGGAGCGGCGTGTCCGCTCGGGGGCGAGCACACCGTGGCCGTTGAGCAGGGCGCCGATCCGCCTGGCGGCGGGATCGACGGCCAGCCAGGTCCCGTTCGCCTGGAGATCTCGCCCGCCGATCAGTCCGGGCCAGTGTTCGCCCGGGGGAACCCACGGCCGGTCGGTGAACTCATCACGCACGCCGACGAGGATCAGGGGGATCTCGGCGCTCGGATCGATGCTGACGGCAACCGTGCACATGCCCGGAGAGTACAGGTTCCGCCGGGTGCGTTCTCAGATCGGGGGCCAGGGAATGGCGGGCCAGTCCTTGGAGGGGAGGGGGTGCAGGCCGGTGTTGAGGAGCCTGCGCACGCGCGACCAGGTGGCCTCGACCTCGGCGAGGGTGAGGAGCTCGCGGAGCCGGCGGCCGAGGCGGCCCTGCTCCAGGTCGCGCTCCAGGCGGGTGAGGACGTTCATGGCGTCGCGGGACAGGGGCTTGCCCCGCCACTGCCAGAGCACGGTGCGGAGCTTGTCCTCGGCGGCGAAGGAGACGCCGTGGTCCACGCCGTAGATGTGGCCGTCGGCGAGCGGCAGCAGGTGGCCGCCCTTGCGGTCGGCGTTGTTGACGATCGCGTCGAACACGGCCATCCGGCGCAGGGAGGGCTGGCGGCTGCGGATCAGCACCATCAGGTCGGTCTCGGAGTCGGCGTCGATCCAGAGCTGGCACATGCCGGGTCCGAAGGGCCCGTCGCGGTAGACGGTGGGCGGGACGATCCGCCATCCGGTCGCGGCCGAGACCTCGTAGGCGGCCACCTCACGGGCGGCCAGGGTGCCGTCGGGGAAATCCCAGAGCGGGCGTTCGCCGCGTACCGGCTTGTAGACGCAGGCCGCCGAGAGCCCGCCGAGCCGGACCGAACAGTAGAGCGTCATGTTGGTCGCCTCGATCAGGCGACCGGCCACCTCCAGCTGACCTTCGCGAAGCAGGCGTATCGCGGTCTCGTCGTCCAGCCCCGCCGCGGGCACCTCACTCAGCGTCGGCTCACTCTCGGCACTCATTCGCCTCCTCCACCTGACGCAGCGCTGCTGCTACCCCGGTAACCGTTGAGCCGCACACAGATATGCCCCTCGGCGTCAAGTGGCTGGGCGCACAGCGGACAGGGGGGGCGCCCGGCCGCGACGAGTGCCATGGCACGTTTGGTGAAGGCCCTGGCCGCGCCCGGGCTGATGTGAACGCGCAGTACCGTGGGCTCGGTGAGCGGGGAGGGCTCGAACTCCTCGTCCTCGTCCTCCGCGACGGCCTCCTGGGCCTCGATGATCACCTGCGCGGTTTCGGAATCCCACGCCAGGGCCATCGTGCCGACTCGGAAGTCCTCGCTGATCGGCACGTCCAGCGGAGCGTTGTCGGTCAGCGCGACAGGGGCGACGGCGGGCACCTGGGCAGTGCCCTCGCTGCGCCGCAGCACCTCGTCGAGAAGCTCATCGAGACGGTCGGCCAGCGCCGCGACCTGGAATTTCTCCAGCCCGACGGTGGTCAACCGTCCCTGGCCCCGGGCCTGCAGAAAGAAGGCTCGTGACCCCGGTTGCCCCACGGCACCGGCCACGAACCTCTCGGGTGGGTCGTAGTCGAAGACCGGCATAGCCCGACCTTACGTGGTCCCGGATCCGCCGCCGACTGCGGCATCGCTCCCGGTGAGGTTTTCTCCCCCGTCCTCGCCTTCCGAACCCTCCTTCGGCCGCAATGCGGCCACATCTCCCCCCAGGTCGTTGAGCCTCAGCACAAAGGGGCGCAATGGGGTATACCGAATGGCCGTGAGGGATGCGGGATCGGCGACTATCCGTTGAAACTGGTCCAGATGGAGGCCCATGGCATCGGCCACTATGGCTTTGATCACATCTCCGTGGCTGCAGACGAGATAGACCGCTTTCGGCCCGAGACGCTCGTTCCACTCCCTGACGGCCGCCACGGCGCGATGCTGCACCGCGGACAAGGATTCTCCCCCGGGAAACGTCACGGCGCTCGGATGGGCCTGCACGACCGGCCAGAGGGGGTCCTTGGCGAGCTCGGCGATCGGGCGGCCCGTCCAGTCGCCGTAGTGGCACTCCCCGAAGCGCTCGTCGGTCAGCACCTCCGTCGCGCGATCGGCGGCGATCGCCTGGGCGGTCTCCTGGCAGCGCTCCAGCGGGCTGGAGACGATCGCGTCCAGCTCCAGCGGCGCCAGCCGTACGGCCAGCTTCTCCGCCTGGGCCTGCCCGGCCTCGCTGAGGTGAACGTCGGGGGTCCAGCCTGCCAGGACCGGGCCGGTAAGGGGAGTCAGGCCGTGTCTGGCCAGTAGCAGGGTCGTCACGTGGCTAAGTCTTGCAGGCCTCACTCCACTACTTTTAAGTGCCCGGGCGGTAATCTGGCCTGATCATGGAGCAGCGCTATGTGGGCCGGAGCGGCTTGTCGGTGTCCCGCCTAGGACTGGGGACGATGACGTGGGGACGTGACACGAGCGCCGAGGAGGCCGCCGCGCAGCTCCGCATGTTCGCCGAGGCCGGCGGAACGCTCATCGACACCGCGGACGTCTACACGGGCGGCGAGGCCGAACGGCTGATCGGGCGGCTGATCCGCGACTCGGTGCCGCGCTCGGAGCTGGTGCTGTCCACCAAGGCCGTGCTCACCCCGGCCGGCCGCCGGCCGCGCGACGCCTCCAGGAAGCATCTGATCGCCGCCATCGACGCCTCGCTGACCCGTCTCGGCGTCAACGAGGTGGACCTGTGGCAGTTGCACGCCTTCGACCCGGACGTCCCGCTGGAGGAGACCCTGGCCGCCGTGGACGCCATCGTGTCCTCCGGCCGGGCCGCCTACGCCGGGGTCTGCGACTACGCGGGCTGGCAGCTCGCGGCGGCGGCCGTCGGCCAGCGGGCGGTCTCCGGCCGGGTGCCGATCGTCGCCGCCCAGGTCGAGTACTCGCTTCTGGCCAGGGAGGCCGAGCGCGAGCTGCTCGGCGCCGCCGAGCACGTCGGCGCGGGCGTGCTGGCCTGGTCGCCGCTCGGCCGCGGGGTCCTCACCGGCAAGTACCGCACGGGCATCCCCGCCGACTCCCGCGCCGCGACCCCGCACTTCGCCGACTTCGTCAAGCCCTACCTGGACGAGCGGTGCCGCCGGGTCGTGGAGTCGGTGACGACCGCGGCCGACGGGCTCGGGGTCTCGCCGCTGTCGGTCGCCCTGTCGTGGGTCCGCGACCAGCCGGGGGTCGCCTCCGCCATCGTCGGCGCCCGCACCCACGCCCAGCTGGCCGGGGTGCTCCAGGCCGAGGATCTGACGCTGCCCGTGGAGATAAGGGAGGCGCTCGACGATGTCTCGGCCGACTGAGGCGCGCCGGGGACGGAAGAGGACACGGGATCACGCACGGAAACCGAACGAGAATTCCTTTCGCGTATCACTAGTCGATACCGAATCGCAACTTTCCGTGGAAAAGACGAGCTCCCCCACAAAACTGTCAAGGGGTGACGGGAGGGGTGCCCGGATCCCGGCGAGGCGCGTTGGCGGGAGGGCATGCGGGTGTCAGCGAGGGGGCCGTCGTTGATGTCTCAAGGGGGACGTGTGCTAACTGCGATCTCTGCCGGTGCGCTGGCACTGGCGCTGGGCGGCGGGATCCCCGTGGTCGTGGCCGCACCGGTGAGCGCCGCATCGCGGCTGGACGACTGTCCGCAGAAGGGGGTGCTGGGCACGGTCACCGGGGGGATCTGCAAGACCGTGGACACCCTCGGCGACGTCGTGAGCGGGATCGCCGAGGACCTCCCCGCCCCGCTGCCCAAGATCCTCGAAGCCCCCGCGAAGCCGGCCGAGAACGGCGCCGGCGACACCGCGAGGGCCGGCGACACCGCGGCGGTCACCTCACGGACACCGGACCCCACCGCCGCGCCCGCGCCGCACCCGATCGAGGAGTCGGAGAAATCGGAGAACGGCGACCTGCTGCCCAAGGTCCTCGGCGGGGTCTGCCTTCCCCTGGCGGCCTCCTCCGAGTGCGCCGGCCCGCCGGTCTCCGCCACTCCCGAACCCTCCGGCGGCACCGCGCCCCCCGAGCAGACGGCCCAGCCGTCCGGGTCACCGACTCCCAGCCCGTCGCCGACTCCCAGCCCGGAGCCCACGAGGGAGAAGTCCGCGCCGCTGCCGGTCAGGCGTCCCCTGCCGCCGGAGACCCGGACCCTCACCACGGACGTGGGCGAACCGGTGGTCCCCGAGCCGCCCCCCGTGGTCGACGCCGAGGCGCCCCGGGTGGAGCTGCTGTGGCCGGGCCCCCTGATGCAGCAGTTCCAGGAGCAGATGCCGGAGCGGCAGCCGCTCAAGCCCACCCGGTCGTCCGACGCGCAGGGCACGGTGCTCAGCACGGCGCTGCTGATCGCGGCGATCCTCGCCGTCCGCCTGCTGTACAGCAGGCGGACGGGAGAGGAGTCCATGCCGTTCGAGCCGCTCCGGATGGGGCGGCACCGGGTGGCCTAGCGGGTGCTAGGCGCCGATCGCGTGCACGCCGCCGTCGACGTGGACGATCTCACCGGTCGTGGCCGGGAACCAGTCCGACAGCAGGGCGACGCACGCCTTGGCCGCCGCGGTCGGGTCGTTGATGTCCCAGCCGAGCGGCGCCTTGGCGGGCCAGCTCTCCTCGAACTCGGTGAAGCCGGGAATGCTCCTGGCAGCCATGGTCCGGATCGGACCGGCGGCCACCAGGTTGACCCGGATGCCGTGCTTGCCGAGATCGCGGGCCAGGTAGCGGGAGCAGGACTCCAGGCCGGCCTTCGCCACGCCCATCCAGTCGTAGACCGGCCAGGCCTTGGTGGCGTCGAAGTCGAGGCCGACGACCGCGCCGCCCTCCTTCATCAGCGGAAGCGCGGCCACCGCGAGCGACTTGAACGAATACGTGGAGACCTGGACGGCTGTCGCCACGTCCTCCCACGAGGTGTTCAGGAAGTTGCCGCCGAGTGCGCTCTGCGGGGCGAACCCGATGGCGTGCACCACGCCGTCCAGGCCGTCCACGTGCTCGCCGACCCGGTCGGCGAGGGATTCGAGGTGCTCGGCGCTGGTGACGTCGAGCTCCAGCACCGGAGGCGGCTCGGGGAGCCGCTTGGCGATGCGCTCGACCAGGCTGAGGCGGCCGAAGCCGGTCAGCACGACCTTCGCGCCCTGCTCCTGGGCCAGCTTGGCCACGGAGAAGGCGATGGATGCGTCGGTCAGCACCCCGGTGATCAGAAGCCGCTTGCCTTCAAGGATTCCCATGAGTGCCGTTCCTCATCTGGTGTGTCGGTTCGTGTGTTCCAACGGGCGGGATCGGTCCGCCGCCCACCTCCCGTCTCCTGGCGCAGGGCGGGAGACCGCTCTCGCCGGGAGGCGGGGGACGTCAGGTCAGTGACCCATTCCCAGTCCGCCGTCCACGGGGATGACGGCGCCGGTGATGTAGGAGGCGTCCGCGCTCGCCAGGAAGGCGACCACCTTCGCGACCTCCTCGGGAGTGGCCTGCCTCCCGAGCGGGATGGACTTGCGGATCTGCTCCTGATAGGCCGCGTCCAGCTCGGCCGTCATGTCGGTCTCCACGAAGCCCGGGGCGACGACGTTGACCGTGATGCCGCGCGAGCCCAGCTCCCGGGCCGCCGAGCGGGCGAAGCCGATCATGCCCGCCTTGGAGGCGGCGTAGTTGGTCTGCCCGGCCGAGCCGAGCATGCCGACCACCGAGGAGATCAGCACGATGCGGCCGCGCTTGAGCCGCAGCATGCCGCGCGTGGCGCGCTTGGCCACCCGGTAGGCGCCGGTGAGGTTGGCGTCGATGACGTCGGTGAAGGTCTCCTCCTTCATCATCGGCAGCAGCGTGTCCTTGGTGATGCCGGCGTTGGCCACCAGCACCTCGACCGGGCCGTGCTCGGCCTCGACCTTCCCGAACGCCGCGTCCACGTCGGCCATGCTGGTCACGTCGCAGCGCACGCCGAACAGCCCCTCGGGGGGCTCTCCGGAGCGGTAGGTCACGGCGACGGCGTCACCGGCCCTGGCGAGTTCGCGGGCGATCGCGAGGCCGATGCCGCGATTGCCACCGGTTATGAGAACAGATCGAGCCATGGAGCTGACGTTATCGTCTATCCGGGGGTAACCCTCTTGTTCGGGGGGGACAAGATCGCAGGGTTAGGATCGTCGACATGCGCCAGATCGATTCCGACTTTCTCGCCCTGCCCCTGAGGCAACTGGCGGACGCGGCTCTGCAGCGCGCCCGTGACCTCGGCGCCGAACACGCCGACTTCCGGCTCGAGCGCGTCCGCGCGGAGACCCTCCGCCTGTCCGACGCCTCGCTCGAAGGCTCCATCGACGCCGACGACCTCGGCTACGCCGTACGGGTCGTCAAGAACGGCACCTGGGGTTTCGCGGCCGGCATCGAGCTGACCCCCGAGGCCGCGGTCAAGGTCGCCGAGCAGGCGGTGGAGGTGGCCGTCATCTCCGCGGCCGTCAACCGCGAGCCCATCGAGCTGGCCCCCGAGCCTGTCCACTCCGACGTCACCTGGGTCTCCTCCTACGAGATCGACCCCTTCGATGTGCCGATGCGCGACAAGGTCGCGCTGCTCGCCGACTGGTCGGGCGGCCTGCTGAGAGACGCGCGCGTGAACCACGTCCAGGCCTCGCTGATGCAGGTCAAGGAGCAGAAGTTCTACGCCGACACGGCCGGCACCTCCACCACCCAGCAGCGGGTGCGCGTGCACCCCGAGCTGGAGGCGATGAAGGTCCAGGACGGCCGCTTCGAGTCGATGCGCACGCTCGCCCCGCCGGTCGGCCGGGGATACGAGTACCTCACCGGCCCCACCTGGGACTTCCCCGGCGAGCTCGCCCGCATTCCCGAACACCTCCAGGAGAAGTTCGGCGCCCCCTCCGTCGAGGCGGGGCGGTACGACCTGGTCGTCGACCCGTCCAACCTGTGGCTGACGATCCACGAGTCCGTCGGGCACGCCACCGAGCTGGACCGGGCCCTCGGCTACGAGGCGGCCTACGCCGGCACCAGCTTCGCCACCTTCGACCGGCTCGGCACGCTGGCGTACGGCTCGCCGGCGATGAACGTGGTCGGCGACCGTACGACCGAACACGGCCTGTCCACGATCGGCTACGACGACGAGGGCGTGGCGACCAGGGAGTTCGACATCGTCTCGGGCGGCGTCCTGGTCGGCTACCAGCTCGACCGGCGGATGGCGCTGCTGAAGGGCATGGGCGCCTCCAACGGCTGCGCCTTCGCCGACTCCCCCGGGCACATGCCGATCCAGCGCATGGCCAACGTCTCGCTGCGGCCCGCCCCCGACGGCCCCTCCACCGAGGAGCTGATCTCCGGGGTGGACCGCGGCATCTACGTCGTGGGCGACAAGAGCTGGTCCATCGACATGCAGCGCTACAACTTCCAGTTCACGGCCCAGCGCTTCTACAGGATCGAGAACGGCCGGCTCGCCGGTCAGCTCCGCGACGTCGCCTACCAGGCCACGACCACCGACTTCTGGCGGTCGATGGAGGCCGTCGGCGGGCCGCAGACCTACGTGCTGGGCGGCGCGTTCAACTGCGGGAAGGGCCAGCCGGGCCAGGTCGCCCCCGTCAGCCACGGCTGCCCGTCCGCGCTCTTCCGCGACGTGCGCATCCTCAACACCGTGCAGGAGAGTGGCAGTTGAGCGAGCAGCGCGTGCGACCAGACGGACCCGACGGACCCGGCACACCGGCGACCGCCTCGACGAGCGGTGAGGACAGGAGTGGGATGAGCCCTCAGGAGATGATCGAGAAGGTTCTGGACCTCTCCACGGCCGACGACGTCGTCGTCATCGTGGACGAGGGCTCCAGCGCCAACCTGCGGTTCGCGGGCAACACCCTCACCACCAACGGCGTGTCCCGCTCCTCGCAGCTCACCGTGATCTCGATCGTGGGCCGGGGTGTGGGCGTGGTGTCACGGGCGGCGGTCCGCCCCGAGCAGCTCGCCGACATCGTCGCGGCGGCCGATCACGCCGCGGAGGACGCCCAGCCGTCCGAGGACGCCCGGCCGCTGGTCGAGGGCGGCCGTTCCTCCGACTGGGACGCCCCCGCCGACCCCACCTCGATCGGGGTGTTCGGCGAGTTCGCGCCCGCGCTCGGCAGGGCCTTCGCCACGGCCGAGGCGGGCGGGCGCAAGCTGTACGGCTTCGCCGAGCACATCGTCACCACGACCTTCCTGGGCACCTCCACCGGAACCCGGCTCCGCCACACCCAGCCCACCGGCCGCCTGGAACTCAACGCCAAGTCCCCGGACATGAAGCGTTCCGCGTGGACGGGCGTGGCCACCCGCGACTTCACCGACGTGGACGTGGCGGCGCTGGACGCCTCGCTGGCCCAGCGCCTCGAATGGGCGAAGAAGCGGATCGACCTGCCCGCGGGCCGGTACGAGACGCTGCTCCCGCCGAGCGCGGTGAGCGACCTGATGATCTATCTCTACTGGAAGGCCGGAGCCCGCGACGCGCTCGAGGGTCGCACGGTCTTCTCCAGCCCCGGGGGCGGGACCCGCGTCGGGGAGGCCCTCTCCGAGCTGCCGATCAACCTGTCCGCCGTCCCCGCCGCCCCGGGCATCGAGTGCGCGCCGTTCGTGGTGGCGCACGCCTCCAGCCGGCAGAGTTCGGTGTTCGACAACGGCCTGCCCCTGGAGCCCACCGACTGGATCGCCGGCGGCAGGCTGACGAACCTGCTGCAGACCCGGTACTCGGCCGAGCTGACCGGCCTGTCCGTGACTCCGGAGATCGACAATCTGGTCATGACGGGTCCCGAGGGCGGGCGCTCGCTGGAGGAGATGATCGCCTCCACCGAGCGCGGCCTGCTTCTCACCTGCCTGTGGTACATCCGCGAGGTGGACCCGCAGACCCTCCTGCTCACCGGACTGACCCGTGACGGCGTCTACCTGGTGGAGAACGGGGAGGTCGTGGGCGAGGTGAACAACTTCCGCTTCAACGAGAGCCCGGTCGACCTGTTGCGCCGTCTCAGCGAGGTCGGCGCCTCCGAGCAGACCCTGCCGCGCGAGTGGAACGACTACTTCACCCGCGCGATCATGCCCCCGGTCCGGGTGCCCGACTTCAACATGTCGACGGTCAGCCAGGCCAGTTAGGGCGATCCGGGGCCCGCCTCACGCGGACGCCGGCGGCCTCCGCGTGAGGCGTCTGAGCCGAATCGCCCGCCTGGACCGGACGCGGCCCTGACCCGCGCCGATCGCCTGCGGACGCCCGGAGACGGAGACGGGCGTCCGTGGCCGTCGTCACCCGGTCCGGACGGAGCGTTCGCGTCCGGACAAGGCACCGCTAAGCTTCCAATCGCCACAGCGCGCGGGGAGGCCAGCCTTGGATCGCACGGGAACGAACCTTCCCGCCGTCGGTGAGTACAACCAGACGGTCGTTCTCGACGCCATCCGCCGGCGCCCCGAGGGAATCACCCGGTCCGAGCTCGCCGCCCTGACCGCCCTGAGCGGGATGACGGTGACGAAGGTCTGCCGGCGGCTTCTCGACGCCGGTCTCGTCGACGAGCACGGCAGGCGCACGAGCGGCCCCGGCAAGCCGGCGGCGGTCGTCAAGCTGAACCCGAGCGGCGGTTTCGCGGTCGGGGTGCACATCGATCCCGCGGCGGTGACCTATGTGCTCGTCGACCTGTCCGGCACGGTCCGGGACCACTCGCGCACCGGCACCCCGACCGCGGGAGACCCGAGCGCGGTCATCAACGAGATGGCGGACGCGATCGAGGCGCTCATCGCGGGTTCCGCCGTCGACAGGTCCCGCATCCTCGGTATCGGTATCGCGTCGCCCGGCCCGGTGAACGTCGAGGACGGCGTGCTCCTGAACCCGCCGATGATGCCCAACTGGCACCGGGTGGCCTTGCGGCGCTCGCTCGCCGAGGCGACGGGCCTGCCCGTGCTGCTCGAGAAGGACGCGACGGCCGCGGTCGTCGCCGAGCTGTGGTTCGCGGGCCCCGACAGCAGCCGCGACTTCGCGTTCATGTACTACGGCACCGGTCTCGGCACCGGCCTGTCGGTGTCGGGCGAGGTCATTCGCGGCATCAGCTCCAACGCGGGCGACGGGGGCCACATCACCGTCGATCCCGACGGTCCGATGTGCACCTGCGGCCGGCGCGGCTGCGTCGGCTACATCACCGTTCCGCGGGCGCTCGTCGAACGCGCGGTGCTCGACGGCGTGCTCTCGGCGGCCGAGGCCGGCAACTTCGAGGACACGGTCGACGTGGACGCGGCGTTCAGCAGGCTGGCGGCCCTCGCCGCGGCCGGGAACCCCGCGGCGACCGCGATCCTGACCGACGCCGCGCGTTCTCTGGCACGCGCGATCGTCGTGATCGTGAACCTTCTCGACATCGACGAGGTCATCTTCGGCGGGCCGTTCTGGGCGCGCATCTCTCCGGTGATCCTCGGTGCGCTGCCGGACGCGGTGCGTAGCGATCCCGCCCTGGTTCCGCCGCATCCCATCCGGTTCGCCCAGTCCGCGATCCCCGTCGACGTCGCCGCCGTCGGGGCCGCGACTCTCGTGCTCGACAACACCTTCTCGCCCCGGCCGTCCGCCCTTCTTCTCGCGGCGGAGTGATCACCTCCACCTTTGTCCTGACAAAGTTTTGTCCCCGCAGGTGTTGCGGGCGATTATGAACACATGATTTGCTAATTCCCGCCACGGCGCTCGGCGCTGAACTGACACCGTCGCGTCCTGTCGATGCCCGCCAGAAGGCATTCCGGCATCCCCCTCGCCTGAGATGTCAACGTCGACCGGTCTAACGCCGTCACCAGTCGTTCCTCTGGAAGGAAAACATGAGCAACACCGTCACGCGCATCCGGATCGCGGGTGTCGTCATCGCCGCGGCAGCCAGTACCGCCGGACTCGCCGCGTGCTCGTCGCCCGCTCCGTCGAGCGGCAGCGCCGCAGCCGCCCCCGCGGCCGCCTGTGAGCCGGCGAAGGGCAACGTCACCCTCCAGTACTGGAACACCGTTCCGGGTATGGACCAGGTCGTCGCCCTGTGGAACCAGAAGAACCCGAACATCCAGGTCGAGATGAAGAACATCTCCACCGACCAGTACGGCACCATCGGCAACGCCCTCAAGGCGGGCAAGGCGCCGGAGCTCGCCCAGGTCGGTTACGACCAGCTCCCCAGCCTGCGCACCCAGGACGCCTTCGTGGACGCCTCGGCCTGCGCGGACGCCGTCGCGGCCAAGTCGAAGTTCGTGCCGTGGACCTGGTCGCAGTCCAGCTTCGGTGACACCGGCGTGTTCGCCTTCCCGCAGGACACCGGCCCGATGGCCCTCTTCGTGCGCAGCGACATCTTCAAGAAGCACAACCTCGAGATCCCCAAGACCTGGGACGAGTACGCGGCGGACGCGCAGAAGCTGCACGACGCGGACCCCAACCTCAGCATCACGTTCTTCGACCCGAACAACGCCGAGTTCTTCAACGGACTCCTCTGGCAGAACAACGCCAAGATGTACGGCTACTCCGGCGACAAGTGGCACGTCACCGTCGAATCCGACCAGAGCAAGCAGGTCGCCGAGTACTGGCAGAAGCTGATCGACGCCAAGCTCGTCCGCACCGACCTCGCCCACGGTTCGACCCCGATGTACGCCGCGTACCAGAAGAACCAGATCGCCAGCTACGTCGGCGCCGCCTGGGGCTACAGCATGTTCCGCGACAACCTGCCCGACCAGTCCGGCAAGTGGTCGATCGTCCCGATGCCGACGTGGGGCTCGAGCGCCGCGTCCGGCGACTGGGGCGGATCCACCGTCGCGTTCATGAAGGGCAACACGCACCTGTACGAGTCGGTCAAGTTCAACTCCTGGCTGAACACCGACCCGGAGGCCCTCGCCCTGGAGAACAAGCTGGGCGGCCTCTACCCGGCGGCCACCGCCGGGCTGGAGCTTCCCGCGCTCTCGGAAGGCGTCCCGTACTACGGCAACGAGAAGATCTTCGACGTCTTCGCCGAGTCGTCGAAGAACATCGACACCTCCTTCGCCTGGGGCCCCACCCAGAAGACGGTGAACCTGGCGCTTCAGGACGCGCTGGCCAAGGCGGCAGCCGGCGACGGCAAGCTCGCCGACGCGCTCTCGGCCGCCCAGGCGTCCGCACTGAAATCGATGCAGGATCTGGCGATCCCGGCTGTCGCGGGCAACTGACCGCGGCATGACTGACACCGCAACCCGCGCGACCCGCGTGGTGGCGACGCCCGGAGGCCGCAGTCGTCACAACGGCGGCGGCCCCCGGGCGGGCACCATCGCCGCCTTTCTGATCCCGTTCTTCCTCCCGTTCGTGCTGTTCTACCTGGTGCCGATCGCCTACGCGATCTGGCAGAGCTTCCTCGTCGTGCGCCGCACCGGTGGCCAGTACGGCACGTCGTACACGACCTTCGGTGGCTTCGAGCAGTACGTTCAGGTGTTCCAGAACACGGAGTTCTGGAACAGCATCGGGCGCATCGGACTGTTCGGCATCGTGCAGGTGCCGGTCATGCTGTTCATCGCGCTGATCATC
It includes:
- a CDS encoding TldD/PmbA family protein — encoded protein: MRQIDSDFLALPLRQLADAALQRARDLGAEHADFRLERVRAETLRLSDASLEGSIDADDLGYAVRVVKNGTWGFAAGIELTPEAAVKVAEQAVEVAVISAAVNREPIELAPEPVHSDVTWVSSYEIDPFDVPMRDKVALLADWSGGLLRDARVNHVQASLMQVKEQKFYADTAGTSTTQQRVRVHPELEAMKVQDGRFESMRTLAPPVGRGYEYLTGPTWDFPGELARIPEHLQEKFGAPSVEAGRYDLVVDPSNLWLTIHESVGHATELDRALGYEAAYAGTSFATFDRLGTLAYGSPAMNVVGDRTTEHGLSTIGYDDEGVATREFDIVSGGVLVGYQLDRRMALLKGMGASNGCAFADSPGHMPIQRMANVSLRPAPDGPSTEELISGVDRGIYVVGDKSWSIDMQRYNFQFTAQRFYRIENGRLAGQLRDVAYQATTTDFWRSMEAVGGPQTYVLGGAFNCGKGQPGQVAPVSHGCPSALFRDVRILNTVQESGS
- a CDS encoding SCO1664 family protein; protein product: MSAESEPTLSEVPAAGLDDETAIRLLREGQLEVAGRLIEATNMTLYCSVRLGGLSAACVYKPVRGERPLWDFPDGTLAAREVAAYEVSAATGWRIVPPTVYRDGPFGPGMCQLWIDADSETDLMVLIRSRQPSLRRMAVFDAIVNNADRKGGHLLPLADGHIYGVDHGVSFAAEDKLRTVLWQWRGKPLSRDAMNVLTRLERDLEQGRLGRRLRELLTLAEVEATWSRVRRLLNTGLHPLPSKDWPAIPWPPI
- a CDS encoding NRDE family protein — protein: MCTVAVSIDPSAEIPLILVGVRDEFTDRPWVPPGEHWPGLIGGRDLQANGTWLAVDPAARRIGALLNGHGVLAPERTRRSRGDLPLRAAAGERIPESDLVHYDPFHLIFADLGGVRLWQWDGIALKQDDLPPGTHMIVNSGWERGEENERVAFFRPLFAKAHRPSELDGDWDDWRRLATGAGLPPDDPRAMIIRHGLPDGRIFGSLSVTLLALAPGGIRYEFTGDPRDPEAFGRVPLE
- the fabI gene encoding enoyl-ACP reductase FabI: MGILEGKRLLITGVLTDASIAFSVAKLAQEQGAKVVLTGFGRLSLVERIAKRLPEPPPVLELDVTSAEHLESLADRVGEHVDGLDGVVHAIGFAPQSALGGNFLNTSWEDVATAVQVSTYSFKSLAVAALPLMKEGGAVVGLDFDATKAWPVYDWMGVAKAGLESCSRYLARDLGKHGIRVNLVAAGPIRTMAARSIPGFTEFEESWPAKAPLGWDINDPTAAAKACVALLSDWFPATTGEIVHVDGGVHAIGA
- a CDS encoding beta-ketoacyl-ACP reductase, giving the protein MARSVLITGGNRGIGLAIARELARAGDAVAVTYRSGEPPEGLFGVRCDVTSMADVDAAFGKVEAEHGPVEVLVANAGITKDTLLPMMKEETFTDVIDANLTGAYRVAKRATRGMLRLKRGRIVLISSVVGMLGSAGQTNYAASKAGMIGFARSAARELGSRGITVNVVAPGFVETDMTAELDAAYQEQIRKSIPLGRQATPEEVAKVVAFLASADASYITGAVIPVDGGLGMGH
- a CDS encoding DUF3090 domain-containing protein, producing the protein MPVFDYDPPERFVAGAVGQPGSRAFFLQARGQGRLTTVGLEKFQVAALADRLDELLDEVLRRSEGTAQVPAVAPVALTDNAPLDVPISEDFRVGTMALAWDSETAQVIIEAQEAVAEDEDEEFEPSPLTEPTVLRVHISPGAARAFTKRAMALVAAGRPPCPLCAQPLDAEGHICVRLNGYRGSSSAASGGGGE
- a CDS encoding aldo/keto reductase, whose product is MEQRYVGRSGLSVSRLGLGTMTWGRDTSAEEAAAQLRMFAEAGGTLIDTADVYTGGEAERLIGRLIRDSVPRSELVLSTKAVLTPAGRRPRDASRKHLIAAIDASLTRLGVNEVDLWQLHAFDPDVPLEETLAAVDAIVSSGRAAYAGVCDYAGWQLAAAAVGQRAVSGRVPIVAAQVEYSLLAREAERELLGAAEHVGAGVLAWSPLGRGVLTGKYRTGIPADSRAATPHFADFVKPYLDERCRRVVESVTTAADGLGVSPLSVALSWVRDQPGVASAIVGARTHAQLAGVLQAEDLTLPVEIREALDDVSAD
- a CDS encoding histidine phosphatase family protein — protein: MTTLLLARHGLTPLTGPVLAGWTPDVHLSEAGQAQAEKLAVRLAPLELDAIVSSPLERCQETAQAIAADRATEVLTDERFGECHYGDWTGRPIAELAKDPLWPVVQAHPSAVTFPGGESLSAVQHRAVAAVREWNERLGPKAVYLVCSHGDVIKAIVADAMGLHLDQFQRIVADPASLTAIRYTPLRPFVLRLNDLGGDVAALRPKEGSEGEDGGENLTGSDAAVGGGSGTT